The following are encoded in a window of Spirochaeta cellobiosiphila DSM 17781 genomic DNA:
- a CDS encoding ABC transporter ATP-binding protein, translating to MNIKVEQITASYGKTPILEDLSIFIPEKKITTIVGPNGCGKSTLLKSIGRILSIQKGMIFLDGQNIHDMPTNILAQQMAILPQSPSTPEGITVEELVSYGRFPHQKAWGKLKHEDYRQIDWALKATELEDIRHKEVDNLSGGQRQRAWIGMALAQQSSIILLDEPTTYLDMSYQLEILELLQILNETEKTTIVMVLHDLNLAARFSDYLIGMKSGQILCQGTPHQVVTTDYLRKIFQVEAQIIEDPQSNKPVVLSYYRVKSGNEKLISYR from the coding sequence ATGAATATTAAAGTTGAGCAAATAACAGCCAGTTATGGCAAAACGCCTATATTGGAGGATTTATCTATTTTTATACCTGAAAAAAAAATAACTACCATTGTAGGACCAAATGGGTGTGGTAAATCAACTTTACTTAAAAGTATAGGGCGAATTCTTTCTATCCAAAAAGGGATGATTTTCCTTGATGGACAAAACATTCATGATATGCCAACAAATATACTGGCACAACAAATGGCCATTCTGCCTCAATCCCCTTCAACCCCTGAGGGAATTACAGTTGAAGAGCTCGTAAGCTATGGACGCTTTCCCCATCAAAAAGCTTGGGGAAAGTTAAAGCATGAGGATTACAGGCAGATCGATTGGGCACTAAAGGCAACAGAACTGGAAGATATAAGACATAAGGAAGTAGACAATCTATCTGGAGGTCAAAGACAAAGAGCTTGGATAGGTATGGCATTAGCCCAACAGAGTTCTATTATTTTACTGGATGAACCAACAACTTATCTGGATATGTCTTATCAATTAGAAATACTTGAATTGCTTCAAATATTAAATGAAACAGAAAAAACAACAATCGTCATGGTATTACATGATCTAAATTTGGCAGCCCGTTTCTCAGATTATCTTATAGGAATGAAATCAGGACAAATCTTATGCCAAGGAACACCCCATCAGGTTGTTACCACTGATTATCTTAGAAAGATTTTCCAGGTTGAAGCCCAAATCATTGAAGATCCACAAAGTAACAAACCGGTAGTCCTATCCTATTACCGTGTAAAGTCGGGTAATGAGAAACTAATATCTTATAGGTAA
- a CDS encoding proline--tRNA ligase, translated as MRMSKMVGQRIKETPRDASTASHIYLIRGGYVRPVSAGIYSLLPLAKRITTKIEKIIREEMNKIEGQEVLMPVVLPQELWEESGRAQTVGPELLKFKDRNGKDMLLGMTHEEAICHLTRTELTSYKQLPVMLYQIQTKYRDEARPRAGLIRVREFTMKDGYSFHVNQEDLQQYYTKAHDAYENIYHRMGMPNVVSIESDSGMMGGSISHEFMALADCGEDTLFISPDGSYKANREVAYSKLNYKKEALLPIEKVHTPGTKTIDDLAQFLNIDASDTCKAVFYRDSSGSLVFVNIRGDLEVNEAKLKKALQSPELSFATDEEILAIGAVPGYASLYNIDKSKCRIVLDYSAAESTNLVVGANETDYHLKNFNYTRDSGCSDVAIVTDIATVREGDPCPLTGEPLLLRRGIEVGNIFQLGTKYSEPMKVNYLDQNGKSHPMVMGCYGIGVGRSMASVIEQSHDDYGPIWPMSIAPFQVHICALNIKKDGIREAAEKLYQDLLSKGIEVLYDDRGEKAGFMFNDADLIGVPLRVVISPKTLEENQIEFKTRDGKVNERVSLDDVLTRIVSEIDVRMQELEAIH; from the coding sequence ATGAGAATGTCTAAAATGGTGGGACAACGAATCAAAGAAACTCCCAGGGATGCCTCAACGGCAAGCCATATATACTTAATTCGAGGTGGTTATGTAAGACCAGTTTCTGCCGGAATCTATTCTCTATTACCATTAGCTAAAAGAATAACAACTAAGATTGAAAAGATCATTCGTGAAGAAATGAATAAAATAGAAGGACAAGAGGTATTAATGCCTGTTGTCCTACCTCAGGAATTATGGGAAGAGTCGGGCAGAGCACAAACGGTAGGTCCAGAATTATTAAAATTTAAAGATAGAAATGGGAAAGATATGTTGTTAGGGATGACTCATGAGGAAGCCATCTGTCACTTAACAAGAACAGAGCTTACTAGCTATAAACAATTACCAGTGATGCTTTATCAAATCCAGACCAAATATCGTGATGAAGCTAGACCAAGAGCCGGGCTTATACGAGTACGGGAATTTACAATGAAAGATGGATATTCCTTTCATGTTAACCAAGAAGATTTACAACAGTATTACACAAAAGCTCATGATGCGTATGAAAATATATATCATAGAATGGGAATGCCTAATGTTGTCTCTATAGAATCAGATTCTGGAATGATGGGGGGATCCATTAGTCATGAGTTCATGGCTTTGGCTGATTGTGGTGAGGATACTCTCTTTATATCTCCTGATGGTAGTTATAAGGCCAATAGGGAAGTAGCTTATAGCAAGCTGAATTATAAGAAAGAAGCTCTCCTTCCTATAGAAAAAGTTCACACTCCCGGAACAAAGACGATAGATGATTTAGCACAGTTTTTGAATATTGATGCCAGTGATACTTGTAAAGCTGTATTCTATCGTGATAGTTCTGGATCGTTGGTGTTTGTTAATATTCGAGGAGATCTCGAGGTGAACGAAGCCAAACTCAAAAAAGCTCTTCAAAGCCCTGAATTAAGCTTTGCAACAGATGAAGAGATTCTTGCTATTGGCGCAGTTCCGGGATATGCCTCCTTATACAATATAGACAAGAGTAAGTGCCGGATTGTCCTTGATTACTCAGCTGCTGAGAGTACAAATCTCGTAGTAGGGGCCAACGAGACTGATTATCATTTAAAGAATTTTAATTATACAAGAGACAGTGGCTGCAGTGATGTTGCCATTGTTACTGATATAGCTACAGTCAGAGAAGGGGATCCTTGTCCTTTAACGGGGGAACCTTTGCTATTGAGACGAGGAATCGAAGTTGGAAATATTTTCCAATTAGGTACTAAATATTCAGAACCTATGAAGGTCAACTATCTGGACCAGAATGGTAAAAGTCATCCTATGGTAATGGGGTGTTATGGGATTGGTGTAGGACGTTCAATGGCTTCTGTTATTGAACAGTCCCATGATGATTATGGTCCTATTTGGCCAATGTCCATAGCCCCTTTTCAAGTCCATATATGTGCTCTTAACATCAAAAAGGATGGTATTAGAGAGGCTGCTGAAAAACTTTATCAAGATCTTTTAAGTAAGGGAATAGAAGTTCTCTATGATGATCGTGGAGAAAAAGCAGGCTTTATGTTCAATGATGCTGACTTAATTGGAGTTCCTTTACGTGTTGTCATATCTCCTAAAACTTTAGAGGAGAATCAAATCGAATTTAAAACGCGTGATGGGAAAGTTAATGAGAGAGTGTCTTTGGATGATGTTTTGACTCGTATAGTAAGTG
- a CDS encoding AMP-dependent synthetase/ligase produces MSINGTDTVVKRLKTILDSTPENPLLLTKDSTSEFQTETVSQVWDKASALGAALLDLGVNRGENIGVMSDNRAEWYIADMAVLGLGASNVPRGSDSTATEMSFILKHADCSVCFVENKTQLQKILTSITDLPLLKTIIVFESTFPKDSCPDNIYLVSYEELLNRGKEILEKNPKVWESEVEKGSGEDLATIIYTSGTTGEPKGVMLHHNSFIFQVDRIQGNYLDVELGDVMLSVLPIWHCFERAVEYIITLNGGSIAYSKPIGKILLADMKKTNPMWFPSVPRIWESIRSSAYRKVKNSSPIKRGLFVFFVTIGGLHNHYYTQFRGWTPQFHKKFRIYDSIIAFLPMVFFTPLKLLGDLLVFGNLKRLLGKSFKAGISGGGALPPHVDNFFRSVGIPVLEGYGLTETGPVLSVRKQKMPVPHTIGPILPDVEFRILDKEGTPLPPGKKGVLHVKSPQVMRGYYKRPEATEAVLKEGWLNTGDLAICTLDGELAIRGREKDTIVLMGGENIEPEPIENKLCESEYIDTAVIVGQDQKFLGALIVPNFENLEKIGTEKNITFIEKEELVSTPAIEEFYHDIIQSLVGPKAGFKAFERIFRFKLLPGEFEVGKEMTASLKVRRHEVDKIYKKEIRELFH; encoded by the coding sequence ATGAGCATTAATGGAACAGATACCGTAGTTAAACGTTTAAAAACAATATTGGATAGTACTCCCGAAAATCCCCTTTTACTGACGAAAGACAGTACCAGCGAATTCCAAACAGAGACAGTTAGCCAGGTTTGGGATAAAGCTTCCGCACTGGGAGCTGCTTTATTAGACTTAGGTGTCAATAGAGGTGAGAATATTGGAGTGATGAGTGATAATAGGGCAGAATGGTATATAGCAGATATGGCTGTATTAGGTCTGGGGGCGTCTAATGTCCCACGTGGTAGTGATTCCACTGCAACAGAGATGTCCTTTATTCTAAAACACGCTGATTGTTCTGTCTGTTTTGTAGAAAATAAAACACAGTTACAAAAGATACTGACCTCCATCACTGACCTGCCCTTGTTGAAGACAATAATTGTATTTGAATCAACCTTTCCCAAAGACAGCTGTCCAGATAATATTTATTTAGTATCCTATGAAGAGTTATTAAACAGAGGAAAGGAAATACTAGAAAAGAATCCTAAAGTTTGGGAATCAGAAGTTGAAAAGGGATCAGGTGAAGATCTTGCAACCATTATTTATACATCAGGGACTACAGGAGAACCTAAAGGGGTAATGCTTCATCATAACAGCTTTATCTTTCAGGTGGATAGGATACAGGGGAACTATTTAGATGTGGAACTGGGAGACGTAATGTTATCCGTTCTGCCCATATGGCATTGTTTTGAAAGAGCGGTTGAATACATCATTACCTTGAATGGGGGATCAATTGCCTACTCAAAACCTATTGGTAAAATATTATTAGCAGATATGAAAAAAACTAACCCCATGTGGTTCCCCTCTGTTCCCCGTATTTGGGAATCGATAAGATCATCTGCTTATCGTAAAGTTAAAAACTCTAGTCCTATAAAGAGGGGACTATTTGTTTTTTTTGTTACCATTGGTGGATTACATAACCACTACTACACCCAGTTTAGAGGGTGGACACCACAATTTCATAAGAAATTCCGTATCTATGATTCTATCATTGCTTTCTTACCTATGGTATTTTTCACTCCTCTAAAATTACTAGGTGACTTATTAGTTTTTGGAAATTTAAAACGTTTATTAGGGAAAAGCTTTAAAGCAGGTATCTCTGGGGGTGGGGCATTACCTCCTCATGTGGATAACTTTTTTAGATCTGTGGGAATACCCGTTCTCGAAGGTTATGGTTTAACAGAAACAGGCCCTGTTTTATCTGTTCGTAAGCAAAAAATGCCTGTCCCCCATACTATTGGACCTATATTACCTGATGTAGAATTTAGAATTTTGGATAAAGAAGGCACCCCCTTACCCCCTGGAAAGAAAGGGGTCTTACACGTAAAAAGTCCTCAAGTCATGAGGGGATACTATAAGAGACCCGAAGCTACAGAAGCTGTTTTGAAAGAGGGATGGCTTAATACGGGGGATTTGGCTATTTGTACATTAGACGGAGAGTTAGCCATTAGAGGAAGAGAGAAAGATACAATAGTACTCATGGGTGGTGAAAATATTGAACCCGAACCAATTGAGAACAAGTTGTGCGAATCAGAATATATTGATACAGCAGTAATCGTAGGACAGGACCAAAAATTCCTAGGAGCCCTTATTGTTCCCAACTTTGAGAACCTGGAAAAGATTGGTACTGAGAAAAATATTACCTTTATAGAAAAGGAAGAACTAGTATCAACACCGGCAATAGAAGAATTCTACCATGATATCATACAAAGTTTAGTGGGTCCTAAGGCTGGTTTTAAAGCATTTGAAAGAATCTTTAGATTCAAACTATTACCTGGAGAATTTGAAGTGGGTAAAGAAATGACTGCAAGCTTAAAAGTACGTCGCCATGAAGTGGATAAAATATACAAAAAAGAAATAAGGGAATTATTTCACTAG
- a CDS encoding FecCD family ABC transporter permease, with protein sequence MSLNNAKAVTRTLLCLGLPLLIFIMFLSLTQGAAPISLHQIYSAFWQFEPDNMDHLMVRELRLARTLTAALIGMSLAMAGAIMQGVTGNPLADSGLMGLSAGGGFAVAVSMVFLPQLSYGARLLFSFVGSAGAALIVFGISYAIPGGKSPLKLILAGAAITTLLTALSQGIALYGEVSQNLSFWTMGSVSSTKGRQLQLGAPFLLGAALLSLALTKHLTLLALGEETAKSLGIHTSRLRFISILIVVILSGISTALAGVVSFVGIIVPHIARKIVGSDFRQLLPLTGLFGAILLVSADLAARFFFSQSDIPIGTLISLIGVPAFLYFARRERRR encoded by the coding sequence ATGTCTCTAAATAATGCAAAGGCAGTTACCAGAACATTACTGTGTCTTGGACTGCCTCTTCTCATATTCATTATGTTTTTGTCTCTAACACAGGGGGCAGCCCCTATAAGTCTCCATCAAATATATTCTGCCTTCTGGCAATTTGAACCTGATAATATGGATCATCTCATGGTTAGAGAATTACGCCTGGCCAGAACGTTAACGGCAGCTCTAATAGGGATGTCCCTTGCCATGGCGGGTGCTATTATGCAGGGAGTGACCGGTAATCCCTTAGCAGATTCTGGGTTAATGGGATTGAGTGCTGGTGGAGGGTTTGCGGTAGCAGTAAGTATGGTTTTTCTTCCTCAGCTAAGCTATGGAGCACGATTGCTATTCTCTTTTGTGGGCTCTGCAGGGGCCGCTTTAATAGTATTTGGAATAAGCTACGCCATTCCAGGAGGAAAGAGCCCCTTAAAACTTATATTAGCAGGAGCTGCGATTACAACTCTGTTAACTGCTTTAAGTCAAGGAATCGCTCTCTATGGTGAAGTAAGTCAAAACCTTTCTTTCTGGACCATGGGATCAGTTAGTTCAACAAAGGGAAGACAATTACAATTAGGAGCGCCTTTTTTATTAGGTGCAGCGCTCCTTAGCTTAGCTCTCACCAAACATTTAACCTTATTGGCATTAGGAGAAGAGACAGCAAAAAGTCTTGGTATACATACAAGTAGACTACGTTTTATAAGTATTCTTATTGTGGTTATTCTATCAGGAATATCAACTGCCTTAGCAGGTGTCGTATCCTTCGTTGGAATAATAGTACCACATATTGCCAGAAAAATAGTAGGGTCTGACTTTAGGCAATTACTACCACTTACAGGATTATTTGGCGCTATTCTACTGGTAAGTGCTGACTTAGCAGCACGTTTTTTCTTTTCTCAATCTGATATCCCCATAGGAACATTAATATCTCTTATTGGAGTCCCTGCCTTCTTATATTTTGCCAGAAGAGAACGCAGAAGATGA
- a CDS encoding FecCD family ABC transporter permease: protein MNHIKRKTCLGIPLIFMILALTTGISINTGFTPIPILEIIKVFLFQGEPKYNLILLDFRLPRIVIALMTGMGLALSGLILQGITQNPLSGPGLLGINAGAGLIVVLSIALGGTMNVTSIYALPFFALFGGALSGFAIYLLSKNGDRGLHPIRLILNGVAIQAGIFALMSLIVIGFDDSQHEFLARWQAGSIWSSNWNYVKAMLPWIAVCVVTLFFKRKHLDILATGDDTALGLGLALKKEKAILLFLSIALAAVSVAFTGSISFIGLMGPHMARRLFGTRHAILIPSSALLGALFVLIADTIGRTIISPSEIPAGIMVSIIGAPYFILLMLKGRKKNL, encoded by the coding sequence ATGAATCATATAAAGAGAAAAACTTGCTTAGGTATACCCTTAATATTCATGATACTAGCGCTCACAACAGGCATTAGTATCAACACTGGTTTTACCCCCATTCCCATTCTGGAAATCATAAAAGTATTCTTGTTTCAGGGAGAACCTAAATATAACTTAATTCTACTGGATTTCAGACTACCTAGAATTGTTATTGCCTTAATGACAGGAATGGGATTGGCTTTATCAGGTCTCATTTTACAAGGTATCACTCAGAATCCTCTGTCTGGCCCTGGACTGTTGGGAATAAATGCTGGTGCAGGGTTGATAGTTGTCCTTTCCATTGCGTTAGGAGGAACTATGAATGTAACCTCAATATATGCCCTTCCTTTCTTTGCTTTATTTGGAGGGGCCTTATCTGGCTTCGCTATCTATCTCCTATCAAAGAATGGCGATAGGGGTCTTCACCCGATTAGGTTAATTTTAAATGGAGTGGCTATTCAAGCGGGAATCTTTGCTCTCATGTCACTCATTGTTATAGGATTCGATGATTCCCAACATGAATTTCTCGCTCGCTGGCAAGCAGGCAGTATTTGGTCTTCTAATTGGAATTATGTGAAAGCTATGCTTCCCTGGATAGCTGTCTGTGTGGTGACTCTTTTTTTTAAAAGAAAACATCTTGATATATTGGCTACTGGCGATGATACAGCCTTAGGTTTGGGCTTAGCCCTAAAAAAAGAAAAGGCAATCCTACTATTTCTCAGTATTGCTTTGGCAGCTGTGTCTGTGGCCTTCACTGGTAGTATTAGTTTTATAGGATTAATGGGTCCTCATATGGCACGTCGTTTATTTGGGACCCGTCATGCTATTCTTATTCCATCAAGTGCCTTATTAGGAGCTCTCTTTGTCCTTATCGCTGATACGATAGGTCGAACCATTATATCTCCCAGTGAAATTCCAGCAGGGATTATGGTTTCCATAATTGGAGCCCCCTACTTCATTCTATTAATGCTAAAGGGAAGGAAAAAAAATCTATGA
- a CDS encoding helix-turn-helix transcriptional regulator produces MKYNYHTIINQYGSANISIKDISRYSIESGRKSEGVKTVSGLCGFVIPLSGQARYKIDDSEYILNPNMVLHAGGSMSLSKEVLGNSKWEYILLHYECGNEKCRLRDSLIRKHYSVAITPTQHDLISNIAIDMWSLSRKNDQFLTLGMKSLFFQLIETIFLYSDADESVCTIKNYIDKNFHKKLTIESLADKFHMSSKSFSYQFKKEVGMSPKQYIMESRLNLAKQLIRRGGYRINEVSNKVGYDDALYFSRAFKKYVGQSPKQYAAS; encoded by the coding sequence ATGAAATATAACTATCATACAATTATTAACCAATATGGTTCTGCTAATATATCGATAAAGGACATTAGTCGCTATTCCATAGAATCAGGTAGAAAAAGTGAAGGAGTTAAGACTGTATCAGGCCTTTGCGGTTTTGTTATTCCTTTATCGGGGCAGGCCCGCTACAAAATTGATGATTCAGAGTATATACTCAATCCTAATATGGTACTCCATGCCGGAGGCTCTATGTCCCTTAGTAAAGAAGTACTGGGTAATAGTAAATGGGAATATATACTTCTTCATTATGAATGTGGAAATGAAAAATGCAGACTAAGAGATTCACTGATACGAAAACACTATTCTGTGGCTATTACTCCCACCCAACATGATCTCATATCGAATATAGCCATTGATATGTGGTCATTAAGCAGAAAAAATGATCAGTTCCTTACCTTGGGTATGAAGTCTTTGTTCTTTCAGCTCATTGAAACCATTTTCCTCTATTCAGATGCAGATGAATCAGTGTGCACTATTAAAAATTATATTGATAAGAACTTTCACAAGAAACTAACTATTGAGTCACTTGCTGATAAGTTCCATATGAGTTCAAAATCTTTCAGCTACCAATTCAAAAAAGAAGTAGGGATGAGTCCAAAGCAATACATTATGGAATCCCGTCTTAATCTAGCCAAACAACTCATTCGTAGAGGTGGATACCGAATAAATGAGGTATCAAACAAAGTGGGCTACGATGATGCCCTGTACTTTAGTCGGGCCTTTAAAAAGTATGTAGGACAGTCCCCCAAACAGTACGCCGCTTCTTAG
- a CDS encoding ABC transporter substrate-binding protein, whose amino-acid sequence MIKNLITFSTILLCMGSSYVFAGGQKDKSPSSNSYHYVDAVGREVELNNKPTDIVVTYLPLWEALTMLEVKPVGASNANWYIETWPPFKTHDMEGIVDVGDREVNLESVVELRPDLIMDQVYDISDVDVTNLSKIAPVVVFGPETRFDWRLSLREVAQAIGEPEKAEEAIAVVDSTLSEARSSFINKYEDKTVMLISMMGLDRLFYTYRSDIYDETTGLGLLTPEGFTISKDYESLPLEKLAQMNPDFLFVNVFAGNESVFEELRSNPVWQNLTAAKENHVFVIKGPGHSISPLSTEYTVNFIIDKLQ is encoded by the coding sequence ATGATTAAGAATTTGATAACTTTTTCAACTATCCTATTATGTATGGGAAGCAGTTATGTCTTCGCTGGAGGACAAAAAGATAAATCACCTTCCTCAAACAGCTATCACTATGTTGATGCAGTAGGAAGAGAAGTAGAACTAAACAATAAGCCCACTGATATTGTAGTAACCTACCTCCCACTTTGGGAAGCACTTACAATGCTAGAGGTGAAACCTGTTGGAGCCAGTAATGCGAATTGGTATATCGAAACATGGCCCCCCTTTAAAACACATGATATGGAAGGAATAGTAGACGTTGGAGATAGGGAAGTCAATCTTGAGTCTGTTGTAGAACTTAGGCCTGATCTGATAATGGACCAAGTTTATGATATTAGTGATGTAGATGTAACGAATCTAAGCAAAATAGCCCCTGTTGTCGTCTTTGGTCCAGAAACCAGATTTGATTGGAGATTAAGCTTGAGAGAAGTAGCTCAGGCCATAGGAGAACCAGAGAAAGCGGAAGAAGCCATAGCTGTAGTGGATAGCACACTGTCAGAAGCAAGAAGTAGTTTTATAAACAAATACGAAGATAAAACAGTCATGTTGATATCAATGATGGGCTTAGATAGATTGTTCTACACATACAGATCAGATATTTATGATGAGACGACAGGATTAGGATTACTAACACCAGAAGGTTTCACTATAAGCAAAGACTATGAGAGTCTTCCTTTGGAAAAACTGGCACAGATGAACCCTGACTTCTTATTCGTTAATGTATTTGCTGGAAATGAATCTGTGTTTGAAGAATTACGTTCCAATCCCGTATGGCAAAACTTAACAGCAGCTAAAGAAAATCATGTATTTGTCATTAAAGGACCTGGCCATTCGATTAGTCCCTTATCCACTGAATATACTGTTAATTTTATAATTGATAAGCTTCAGTAA